A segment of the Lolium perenne isolate Kyuss_39 chromosome 3, Kyuss_2.0, whole genome shotgun sequence genome:
aacatagcaaaagaagcaatgcgaaataaaaggcagaatctgtcaaaacagaacagtccgtaaagacaaattttattgaggcaccagacttgctcaaatgaaaatgctcaaactgaatgaaagttgcgtacatatctgaggatcactcacgtaaattggcataattttatgagttacctacagagaattttgcccagattcgtgacagcaaagaaatctgtttctgcgcagtaatccaaatctagtatcaaccttgatatcaaagactttacttgacacaacaaaacacaaaactaagataaggagaggtttctacagtagtaaacaacttccaagactcaaatataaaacaaagtactgtagcaaaataacacatgggttatctcccaagaagtgctttctttatagccattaagatgggctcagcagttttaatgatgcactcgcaagaaatagtagttgaagcaaaaagagagcatgaagaggcaaattcaaaacagatttaagcctaacatgcttcctatgaaaaggaatcttgtaaataaacaaattcatgaagcataatgcaacaagcatagaaagataaaacaagtgcagcttcaagatttttagcaaaaagagaggtgttttggtaacatgaaaatttctacaaccatattttcctctctcataataatattcagtagcatcatgagcaaactcaacaatataactatcacataaagcattcttatcatgagtctcatgcataaaattattactctccacataagcataattaattttattagttgtagtgggagcaaattcaacaaagtagctatcattattattctcattataaaatagaggaggcatattgtaatcataatcaaatttatcctccataacaggtggcaccaaaaggctactatcattataatcatcataaataggaggcaaagtatcatcaaagtaaattttctcctcaatgcttgggggactaaaaagatcatgctcatcaaaaccagcttccccaagcttagaattttccatagcattagcaacaatagtgttcaaagcattcatattaataacattcccattagcatgcatataaagttccatgggttttttaattctctcttcaaacacatcatgtcctaattcaagataaagttcataaagatctctcatatttttgttgttttccattatgcctaactagtgtaaacaagaaacaaaaagatgcaattgcaggatctaaaggaaatagcttcgagcacaaacacaatggcgccagaaaagtactgttacctggaaccgaagtatgagtgccttttacctttcctccccggcaacggcgccagaaaagtgcttggcgcgtagttgacgagggaggaaagcttgttccttcaggtccccggcaacggcgccagaaaagtgcttgatgtctactggagcttctattcttgtagacagtgttgggcctccaagagcagaggtttgtagaacagcagcaagtttcccttaagtggatcacccaaggtttatcgaactcagggaggaagaggtcaaagatatccctctcatgcaaccctgcaaccacaaagtaagaagtctcttgtgtccccaacacacctaataggtgcactagtttggcgaagagatagtgaaatacaggtgggatgaataagtatgagcagtagtaacggcgccagaaaagtgcttgctggcgtgtggttgatggtggtaatattgcgggcagtagagatgcagtaaaacagtaaacaagcagcgatagcagtatttaggaacaaggcctagggatcatactttcactagtggacattctcaacattgatcacataataaaataaataaatgctatactctacaccctcttgttggatgatgaacaccactaactgtgtaggattacacgaaccctcaatgccggagttaacaagctccacaatattcgatgttcatatttaaataaccttagagtgcatgacaaatcaacataaccaaaccaagtactaacatagcatgcacactgtcaccttcacgctacgaaaggaggcatagatcacatcaatactatcatagcaatagttaacttcataatctacaagagatcacaatcatagcctacgccaagtactaacacgatgcacacactgtcaccattacaccgtgcaggaggaataaactactttaataacatcactagagtagcacacagataaattgtgatacaaaacacattgcaatcataaagagatataaataagcacttcactatgctcttcataacagtgaataagtattctgtgaaatatagcctaagagacccacacggtgcacacactgtcacctttacacacgtgggacaaggagtctccggagatcacataagtaaaatccacttgactagcataatgacatctagattacaagcatcatcatatgaatctcaatcatgtaaggcagctcatgagattattgtattgaagtacataggagagagatgaaccacatagctaccggtacagccccgagcctcgatggagaactactccctcctcatgggagacagcatcgttgatggagatggcggtggtgtcgatggagaagccttccgggggcacttccccgtcccggcggcgtgccggaacagagactcctgtcccccagatcttggcttcgcgatggcggcggctctggatggtttctcgtaccgtggcttttttcgtctcgaggttttaggtcgagggggcttaaataggcgaagaggcggcgtcagagggtcgaagaggcggtgacatgatagggcggcacggccagggcctgggccgcgccggcctacctcctgggcccaccagggctcccctctggcgactctcgggtgttctggaagcttcgtggaaagataggatgctgggcgttgatttcgtccgattccgagaatatttccttactaggatttctgaaaccaaaaacaacagaaaacagcaactggcccttcggcatctcgtcaataggttagttccagaaaatgcataaatatgacataaagtatgcataaaacatgtagatatcgtcaataatgtggcatggaacataagaaattatcgatacgtcggagacgtataaccccctagactttcttgttgaactgggaatggtcttgttgtgagacatccacctgttgtaagtgggtcgagcatgcttatggttacatttgggcaacccatgcagggtgtacatcttatcgataagccgtgtccgcggttatggacgacttggagctgtttaactcgatcatagaacaacttacaccttatacttgttgttaataatctgataataacttgcatagtaatatagccttactacaaccgttacccaataaaacttgtccaccgttgagtgccttttacattgcctcttcgcaattgttggaggggatatgtgtaatcggctgggttatgtttgtgtagtattttatctgttatcttatgcgctctctcaccttctctgattagacgaatgttgtagagtgtctctataggttttagtgcttgcgctgccgcttaactccaccatattgcctatgacgttcctcttgcgtcctctaagtcccctgcgtgcctcaagtacaaaggacgactggttgacgaatgcttatacgtcttgaagtcttgttaagtacgaacccgtacttattgctgcttctacgggatataaccgggcatgtatgaagatatgttcgatgaagacgacgttagcaaggttacccttccggcttggcctgggcagggttatggacgccgctggttatcttcaggactcttagtccaatttgtatcttgtccgtactcggacgtattcgatcttctgtatgatttggatctttgtattgtatatttgtatcttgactcattggagtcgttgttgtaatatatgtatcttgtgggctctattgtaatcctgttgtaatgttaccgctcgtgttaattcctctggcatcacgtgtgtgattcgtcgcgcacgtcgtgtcggagggcgtctctgaatcgatatcgtgcggatttcggcgggttcgctggaatcctcaggataccggttctggggcgtcacaagttggtatcagagctcaagttgacggtaccccactagtccagcctttaggataaccttgccaatggtcgttgagtttagagtgtcaaaactattttctaaaaatcgttggatagatctgattagctctgattttctcCTTACCCCTATTCTTTCTCATCTTAcctatgcgagttttgagtcttctctcttatccgagtttttccgagtcttaggttccgacgtgggttggacgatctttgccttatCCTATTAGGTACGATCTTTGGAGGATCCGACAGAAGCGCATCATCGACAgcagaacaacgacttcttgttggtggtgtcgaccgttctacatggagcaagaactcttgttagtggtgtcgaggagatcaacacgtcgcctgaagacccgatagttcacctctctcccccgtaccttgaggtgggatctcggggcgcgatcccttgttagtggtgtcgattgtaacgcccCCGGGTAaaacccctattagatttgtttgttccttttctttttgcatcatcatggcatcatacATATTTTGAACCCCAAATTTATTTTATTAAACCTTATTTTGGTTGCTAAATTATTCTTCATATCTTTGTCTCAAATTAAAACATATTTTTCTCTAGTTATTTTCGTGTATAAAACTGTTTAAAAATGGtttcaaaacaaaacagaaaaataataaaagcaaacagtTTTTAAACAAAAAAAAAGGGAGAGGAGGCCTCCCCAACCGGCCAGGCCAGCAGAGGCCCAGCCGGGAGCCTCCCAGTGGCCCAAGCCCACCTAACCCCAAAACCCTAGCCGGCCAAAACCGCCTCCCTGGCGTTTTTGCATTCCGGCCCCCTCCTTTTGCAAAAAccacctcatcctcttctttttcCTACTCCGGTCCTCCAACCTCTCCTCTCTCTGCGCTCTCTCTCCCGCACGTGACCAGGAGCCGCGCGAACCCGACGCCCGCCTCCTGTTCTCAGCACCCGAGCCCGAGCTCGTCGCCACCCTCCGCGCCCTTCCCCGCTCCCCTCGCCCTCCTCAGGCTCCGGCCACTGCTGCGCAGCGTCGCCTCCCTCTCCTTGCTGCCGCGCTGCCTGCGCGCGAGCCCTGCTGTTCGCCGCGCCTCTCCTCGCTCGCCTGGTCCTCCTTCGCCCTTGCCGAGCCGCCCCGCGCGCAGCTCTTTGGCTGGCAGACGCCGCCTCGTTTTCCTACCAGCAGGAGCTCCATCGCGCGGCCAATCCCGCCTCTTCTCATGCTCATCCCCAACACCTGCGTCGCCCTCGTCGCTGCGTCCCGCCTGTGCTCGGTCGCTGCCACTTCATCCAGGACGTATCTGGCCAGTGCCTCGCCGTCCGCCGGTCCTCCAGGTCGCCCTACATGTTCGAATCAGCGCCACGGCTCCGCGTCCTCTATGTGCACGCCCACGAGCGTAGCCCCTCGGCTCACTGCCATGTTCCATTTTGACTCCGTGCCGGTGCAGGTTTGCTGATGCTCGCGTGGCTACCCGATGTTGTCCGTTGGTGTGGATGTTGTGGTGTGCTGGTGTGATGCCACACGAAGATCACCGGCGCCTATCCAAGTTCATCGCCAACAATCGAAGACGGAACGTCAAGGTCTCCTTCACGGCTTCGAAGATAAAGCCAtcggcttcatcttcttcctcttcgaacccaaatccAGCGATCCTTTGTTCTGATACCGTGAGatcccaaccctaaccctaaacaacgaTATTTTATAAATGTGCTATCTAACTTGTTGCATTTGCCATATCATCATGTGCCGCATCGCATCACATATCTTGTGTTGTTCGGGTAATAGGGAATCACCTAATTAaaatatggaattgtgcgggattAATATCTTATCCCGGTTCCATTTTATTTTGCGTAGCTCACCCATGCCATGtctttgccatgctaatcaacatttaatatgcgaggtagaaaaataacttgaatctaataattgtttgtccggattccgattccgcttaaattggataagttgcatcgccgcatcatctttgccatgtcatgcatgcataccatatcatgagcatgccgattcttctgccgtagtagtaagatCTGCATCTGTtgcttgttccagcatttgcttcttcccggataggatcgcgaagtggtgtggtgagatacgacaagtctccggatgttcctcgacgagctttaacaggcaagcatttcccttatactcctgtccctgcaggagtcgctcacctattttattttgccttctccctcatgctatccttaagttgcgttcttgtcacgtgtcccttccacttgttacctcaagtagcctatattgactccaccaaccacctacagttattgtttggttatcgggtctgccttgcgagtcgtagtgcatgctagtgctgttttatctcgttaccgttactgttatcttatcgggatatgttgggttgttgggaggttgtcACATgttatatcagttgttggagatactcatgctttactttaatgttaacaactaaaattgtaagcagaggcatctgtgagcccctttgcgaaagcatcggaactttgacttgctaatgtcccctatgacccgagttcttgttatctgttccgagattgagcgctctacccatgcgtggggatgattattgggacccccctcacccattaccttttctcaagtcagttgaaaagggggccacaaccttggttttatttgcctatgccatgtatgccatgctttacttactgttgccttcgggtgtttacttcatgttgccttcgggtgtttatattctgtactgtaccccgcgggacgtttagcgaagcgtgtggtttgcacgcctagccgccgacgcaaaccctgagtccgtctcggagtacggccggacttcgtcacgggtagcttagtcgggtggccccctagactttcttgttgaactgggaacggtcttgttgtgagacatccacctgtcgtaagtgggtcgagcatgcttatggttacatttgggcaacccatgcagggtgtacatcttatcgataagccgtgtccgcggttatggacgacttggagctgtttaactcgatcatagaacaacttacaccttatacttgttgttaataatctgataataacttgcatagtaatatagccttactacaaccgttacccaataaaacttgtccaccgttgagtgccttttacattgcctcttcgcaattgttggaggggatatgtgtaatcggctgggttatgtttgtgtagtattttatctgttatcttatgcgctctctcaccttctctgattagacgaatgttgtagagtgtctctataggttttagtgcttgcgctgccgcttaactccaccatattgcctatgacgttcctcttgcgtcctctaagtcccctgcgtgcctcaagtacaaaggacgactggttgacagatgcttatacgtcttgaagtcttgttaagtacgaacccgtacttattgctgcttctacgggatataaccgggcaggtatgaagatatgttcgatgaagacgacgttagcaaggttacccttccggcttggcctgggcagggttatggacgccgctggttatcttcaggactcttagtccaatttgtatcttgtccgtactcggacgtattcgatcttctatatgatttggatctttgtattgtatatttgtatcttgactcattggagtcgttgttgtaatatatgtatcttgtgggctctattgtaatcctgttgtaatgttaccgctcgtgttaattcctctggcatcacgtgtgtgattcgtcgcgcacgtcgtgtcggagggcgtctctgaatcgatatcgtgtggatttcggcgggttcgctggaatcctcaggataccggttccggggcgtcacatatACCAAACATCAACCGCAATGAGATCATTCCGATCCACTTCAGGGAGCTTCGGAGGCACTaccaaatttgtcctggagcaaggATTCCAAGACCCTCGGGCAGCGGAAGAAAGCATGCTGAATGCTTTCACAGTCAGTTTGATAGAGCGAAGATTGAGAGCTCGGGATCATATGCCTATTAACTAGCACTCCGTTACATGGAATAGCTCCCAGAATCGATCTCCATAAATGTAttttcaccttcgcaggaacgttCAAAGACCATATTGTTTTCCAAACAGGCAAATTCGATGATGTACCATAACCTGTGGTTCTCCTTAATTTGGTGCCGTGTTGATGATCCCACTCCACATGGTAGCATGAGCGCACCAAGAAGATCCCCGTCTTGGTGAAGTGCCAAGAAACGAAGTCCTGCATTAGCCCACTTGCTAGAGTTATATTCAGAATACGCTGCACATCAACATGCCAAAAAATATCAGATAATATCTCTTCATTCCACTTCTCAGTGTCGGGGTCTATAAGATCAGAGACTCTAGACAACACATCGTTGACTCTCCTAGTAGTGATCATGCGATTTGGACTTCCAGGCACCCACGGATCCGTCCAGATATTTATTTTGGATCCATCACCAACTCGCCACATGTGACCTCTTTTGATGGTTTTGATACTTGCCCAGATGCTTTGCCATGTATAGGAACTCTCTTTTTTCAGCTGACAATTCAGAATGTCCCCGGATGGATAATATTTTGCTCTCAGTATTGTAGCACAAAGAGATTCTGGTACAGAGATCAATCTCCAAACCTGCTTTGCCAACATAGAGAGGTTAAAACAATGTAGATCACGGAAGCCCATACCTCCCTATTTTTCCGGCACACACATTTTCACCATGCGAACCagtgcatatgtttctgttgatcATCATCTCCCCACCAGAATTTGGATATTGTAGTGATTATCCCTTTAATTATCTACCTGTGTAGCTTAAACACAAACATATCGTATGCAGGGATGGCCTGGATGACGGCTTTTATGAGCGCCTCTTTACCACCAAAAGACATATTGTTCTCTTTCCATCCACTAAGGATTTTGCAGATCCTATCAATGAAATGCTAAAAACAGTCCGACCTATCCACCCCCACCAGCGGAGGAAGGCCTAAATACTTATCAGTTATTGCTTCAGTTAAAATATTTAGAATAATGCATATTTCCACCTTCATATCTACCTCAGTACATGGGCTAAAAAAGATGCTTGATTTTACCTCACTCACAAGTTGACCCGAGGCAGCACAATACTCATTCAAAGCATTACGAAGACATATAGCATTATCAGGACCAGCCCTCTTGAGAATAAGTGAATCATCCGCAAAGAGGAGGTGTGAAACTGCAGGTGCATCTCTACAAACCTTGACGCCAATTAAATTCCTCGCATTCTCCTCAAACTTGAGCAGGCTAGAGAGTCCTTCCGCGCAAAGAAGAAACATATAAGGTGATAGAGGATCCCCTTGACGGAGTCCCCTAGACAGATAAATATAATCAGACAAGCCATTATTCAGACGAACCTGGTACCTTACCGAGGAGACACAAGCCATAGTAAGGTCAACCCAAGTAGGATCAAAACCCAAACGCACCAAGATCCTCCTCAGAAAAGCCCACTCCACTCTATCATATGCCTTATGCATATCCAGTTTCACAGCACAAAATCCAAAATTTCCAAACTTTTTATTTTTGATAGTGTGATAACTCTCATACGCCACCAGTACATTGTCAGTAATAAGTCTGCCCGGAACAAATGCACTTTGCATGGTAGAAATAATCTCTGGAAGGATATATTTGACTCTCTGAGCAAGCAGTTTTGCAATCACCTTATATACCACATTACATAAGTTAATAGGCCTGAATTGTGTGATCAATTCCGGTTTCTCCACCTTTGGAATTAGCACAATTGTAGTGTTATTCCAGCCTTCTGGTATTACTCTTGAATTAACTGCTAGGAGAACCTCATCAGTAAGATCCTCTCGAATAATATGCCAGAATCGTTTATAGAAGATAGCATGAAACCCATCACCCCAATATTAAAAAGAGCCTTTTTAACTTCCTCTCTCGAATATGGAGCTAGCAATTTCCCATTCATCTCAGTAGTAACAGAAGGAAGTACTTTATTTATAACAGTAGGATCTGGGTCCTGGACCTCCGCAGTAAACAACGTCTGGAAATAGTTGCTGGCTAGGTCCATTATTTGATCCTGGTCTTCTGTAACCTCTCCAGAATCATTCTTCAAATATTTAATAAAATTCCGTTTCCGACGTCCTGAAGCAAAACGGTGAAAGAACGCCGTATTCTGGTCACCGTGTTGGAGCCAGTTGACCCTACCACGCTGAACCCAATAAAGCTCCTCTTGTTCTGATAGATTTTCCATTTTGAGCTGAATATCTCTCTGTTTAGAAATAGCCTCATCCGACAGTGGACCAGACATGACCCGGTTCAGTTCAGCTTGAAGCCCTTAAGCACATGTTTATCCCAACTATTAAGTGCCTCATGTACCTCTGCCGTGTGAGCACTGAGAGAAGCCTCCGCATGGATCAACTTGGCTCTGTCCCATGCCGTCTGAATAATAGATTCTACCGAACTCTCACACAGCCAGCGAGCCTCGAACTGAAGAGGTGATATCACATGCTGCAATTAAATCCATCTAGCCGTGCAGTATCAACAAGAATAGGGCGATGATCTGACTTACCAAAGTCCTCGTTTACCACACCTGCAATAGGGAACATATCTGCCCATCTAGGATTACAAACCGCACGGTCTAGCCTCTCCCGGattttccctcttctccaggtgaaaatatccccctcataacccATGTCTTCCAAATCACGGTCATTAAGAACATCTCTAAAAGCTTGCATACAGCGAAGGGATCTGGAAGCACCTCCTTCTTTCTCATTTGAATAACGAATTTCATTAAAATCACCCACCATAATCCATGGGAGGTCAATTGCTGCATGAAGAGATCGAATATAATCCCATGACAgatgctttgtatcactactaggCTCACCATAGAAACCAATAAAGCGCCATCCCGCCTCACTATTTTCATTAATACGGATGCCAATGAAATTCTGCTCCACCTCCTTAGAAGAAACTGTTATATCATTATTCCAGAAAAAGACCAAACCACCACTTCTGCCATCACTCCCGGCAACCAACATCTCATCAAACAACAATCTCCGTTTCAAAGATTCCTCCTTAACTTTACACAAATGTGCCTCAGACAGAAAAAGCACATCCGGTTTTAGCCACGCCTGGAGTTCCAGGAGCGCACAAACTGCCAAGGACTTGCGCATTCCCCGATAGTTCCAACATACGAGTTTCATTGCGACCGGACAGACCCCTTGCTAGAGTCCACCGATCCTACATAATTGTTTGAATTGGTCCCATCCCTTTTCGATCTCTTTTTCATGCCCTTGTCTGCTATCACACCTACTGCCGGAGGAGCTACTGGGGCAATATCCAGCGCCATTGCACGCGGATCACCTACCAGACCAACGAGCGGGAGCTACGCGTGATCATCTTTCTCCTGGTTAAACTCAAGTCCCCTTTTTGCCCCGGTGAAGTTATTATCGCTAGCAAGCAAATCAACATCTTTGTCTTTCACAAGACTTGTAGCAGTATCTTGCATATCAGAAGCACTGCCACCATCAATATTATTCATCGCATTAAACCTCCAGCTTATATTATCACCACGACCATACATACCCCTCCCCCTACCAGATGGATCACGTCCACGACCACCACCAAAACCTCCTCTGCCACCAGCCGTAAATCTTACTTTCCACGTATCATAATCCGCCTTGATAGAATCCCCCTACTTGAGCGTGTTCTCATCATGTTCCCCAGTACCACATTCGGTATGGATATGACCAAGAAGACCACAAAAACCACAAAATTTGGGTGTCTTCTCATATTTACTGCATAGAATTCCCGCTGCTTCTCCCGAGAAATTGTTACCATCCGAGCCAAAGGTAGAGGAACATCCAGACGAACCCTAACTCGGACAAAATTTCCAATCCCTTACACATTAAGCTCGACAGGAACACACTTGCCAACCTTCTTCTCCACCAAGTTCTTGATAAGCGATTCCCTCCTGTAACCTATTGGCAATTTGTGAATCTGAATCCACACATTAATAAAATTTAGATCGACTGATTCAGTTGGAGCCAGACCATCATACGCCCCAATTGATACAACATTTTGACGAAATAACCATGGGCCCCCTTGTTCTACCTTTATCCAATCTCCTAGACAATAGCATTGCACAGAGAATAGCTTGTCTTCTAACGGAGTGAATATGGTCTCCTGAGCAGGACTCCAAGCGACACACGCATGTGCTGTTCAAAGGTTTGGGGACTAAAACTATTTGCTGTATGAACCCTAGCCAAAGCCATCCACTTCATACCTTGTTTCAGAACGTCTTCCTCATCCTCGAACACGAGATCATCAATCTCATCCTCATCTATCCCGAGCCGCATCAGCATATCATCCAGATTACCTTGCTTCTTCGACCTAGAACCGCTGGTCGAGTCCATAGCGCTCGCCTGAGGGGACGCCATGCTCCTACATCAAGTTCTGAGGAAGCCCCGAGGAAGCGCGCCCAGATCGATGTAGGAAGGAGAGACTTCTCGCCGATAGAAGACCGACGTGGAAGGCAGAAACCCTAGTCGCCAGCAATCGCCTGTTTTCTAGGTCAAAAACCCGAACCGGTATATGTGTACGGCCGTCAATACTAGTCCACTAAATGAAAAGATTGTGCACGAAAGGAAGAAAAAAGTGACCATGGAGGTCAAAGATGGGGCCATGACGCAGCCGGCCTCCAGGCGCCATGGGGGCCCACTGGACGGTACTCACCTAGTCATAGCTGCTTGTCAACACTCTACAGCCCCTGTTAAAAAAAACACTCTACAGCCCCGTCTATCGTCATTCCCCCAGCTGATAGGTTGCCACCAGCCGACCCGTCACGGACTCCGGCGGCCCTCACCGCCGGCTCGCCTGATGCCTCCTCCACCACGCCGGAACATCGCCGGCGATGCCAACCCCACGCCCACCACCTCCCATTCCGGCATGGTCAAGCTCCTCGCCGACATCCTGCACCACACCCCGCCCTCCACCTGGCCGCCCGCGCTCGCGTCGCCGGCGCTCCGCAGCCGCCTCGCCCCCGCCCACGTCTcctcgctcctcctcctcccggcgtCGCTCTCCCGCCCGGACCTCTCccgccgcttcctcctcctcctgcctcCCCACCTCGTCTCCCCGCTCTGCCTCTCCCTCCTCGCGCTCACATtcgtctccgcctcgccgtcctcCCCGCCGCCCTCCCCACACGCCGCCTCCCTCCTGCTCTCCCTCGCGTCCTCCTCCccttccgcctcctcctccttctcttccctcTCCCACGCCTCCTCGCTCTCCCCCTTCCCAcctgccgccaccgccgccgccgccacgcttcTCGCCTCCTCg
Coding sequences within it:
- the LOC127339286 gene encoding uncharacterized protein, with protein sequence MRKSLAVCALLELQAWLKPDVLFLSEAHLCKVKEESLKRRLLFDEMLVAGSDGRSGGLVFFWNNDITVSSKEVEQNFIGIRINENSEAGWRFIGFYGEPSSDTKHLSWDYIRSLHAAIDLPWIMVGDFNEIRYSNEKEGGASRSLRCMQAFRDVLNDRDLEDMGYEGDIFTWRRGKIRERLDRAVCNPRWADMFPIAGVVNEDFGLQAELNRVMSGPLSDEAISKQRDIQLKMENLSEQEELYWVQRGRVNWLQHGDQNTAFFHRFASGRRKRNFIKYLKNDSGEVTEDQDQIMDLASNYFQTLFTAEVQDPDPTVINKVLPSVTTEMNGKLLAPYSREEVKKALFNIGVMGFMLSSINDSGILFERILLMRFS